The Bacteriovorax sp. PP10 nucleotide sequence TTGGCGTGTAATATAAAGCCCAAGGCCTAGTCCACTAGTGACAGAAGACACTCTTTCAAAGCGCTCAAAGATACGCTCCAGGTTTTTAGGAGCAATTCCCATTCCTTCATCCTGGACATTGAATACGGCCTTATCACCTTGAGTGCGCAGACCAATAGTGACATTTTTATGAGGCGAATAGCGAATTGCATTTGAAAAGAGATTGTTGATCACTTGTTCAAGTTTATAAGAATCCCAGTTGCCGAAAACATGAGGAGCGATATCACTTTTCACTTGAATACCGACAGCTTCAAACTGAGGAGTGAATCTCTCGATAAGTTCATACAGAAGTTCTGAAAAATTAAAAACAGTTTTAGTGATATTTAATTTACCTGTATTAATACGGGAGATATCGAGCATGTCATCAACCAGTTTATTCAGGCGATCAATTTGGTGAATCGTGTAGTCGAGTTGCTTGCGCATTTTATCAGGCAGTAAAGCTTCCGGTCTGACAATTTGTCTTCTGGTCATTTGAGTTTGAAGCTTAAGCGAAGTCAGTGGAGTTTTTAATTCATGACTGGCGATAGAAATAAATTCATCGCGAATTTTTGTGGCCTCAATTTGAGACTCCAATAAACTTCTCACTTGAAACTGGCGTCTGCGTGAACGAAGAGCAACTTGAGTTGCACTAAGAAGTGTAAGCGGCTGAAGTGGACGCTCAAGCAAAGTTACATTTCCGCTGGTCACAAAAACTTCCAAACGTTTCATTTTGAATTGCTTACTTCTTGCTCCACCGCTAGTTAAGAGAATAATCGGAATATCTGACCACGGATTTTGAGTTGAGAGTTTTTCATTTAGAATATCGACACCTTCTTTTGTCAGTGCTTCTTCGGCAACAATAATCACTCCGGCATTTTCATAATCCATCTGGCAAAGCTCATCGAGATCTTTTGTCAGTTTAGAGTTCACTGAATCGTGCTGCAGTACGGATGCAATTAATTTTGCGTCTTGTCCTGTTGGGCAGAGTAATAGAGCTTCTAGGTGTTTATCATTCATTGTTAATTGAGTTCTCTCTAGAGTTTGAAGTGAATTCAGGAACGCCTGTTAAGACACCTCTAAATTCGGTTAATGGCCTTCCAACTACCAGTCCATTTTTAGTAAAAATTAATTCTCTGATTGTTGTCTCATGCATACCTGAACGCTGCTTGATGACTGAAACGGCCTTTCTTACTGTTCCCGCATTTTCAAAGTAACGTGTGATGACGACAGTATCTGCAAGATAGGTCAGATCAATCGGCGTGTTCATCATGTGGCCCATCATTCCTTGTTGAGCGAGAACAAGTAGTGTTGCCACACCCTGGCCTGCAAGGAAAGCTAATAATTCATGCAACTGAAGAGTTAAGAATTGTTCCTGGGGCATGGCATGGAGGTATCCATTTAAACT carries:
- a CDS encoding sensor histidine kinase, which encodes MNDKHLEALLLCPTGQDAKLIASVLQHDSVNSKLTKDLDELCQMDYENAGVIIVAEEALTKEGVDILNEKLSTQNPWSDIPIILLTSGGARSKQFKMKRLEVFVTSGNVTLLERPLQPLTLLSATQVALRSRRRQFQVRSLLESQIEATKIRDEFISIASHELKTPLTSLKLQTQMTRRQIVRPEALLPDKMRKQLDYTIHQIDRLNKLVDDMLDISRINTGKLNITKTVFNFSELLYELIERFTPQFEAVGIQVKSDIAPHVFGNWDSYKLEQVINNLFSNAIRYSPHKNVTIGLRTQGDKAVFNVQDEGMGIAPKNLERIFERFERVSSVTSGLGLGLYITRQILDLHDATIRAESELGHGSNFIIELPL